The region AATCGCCACCCTGGCAATAAAACACCTTCATGTTGTTTCTGAATGTACATTTCATAggatatgaaatatgaatatgaaaggGCATTTGTGTGCATCTTTTTCCTGTAGCTATGTTGTTTACTAATGTGTTAACAGTAGAACCAGGTGATGTAGTGTCTTGAGACCTGTTGAAGCCTGCACCTCCTGCCCTCTAGTcacatgatatatatatatatatatatatatatatatatatataaaaacatatataaaaaaaagaaaacacaccagCTTCCAGAGTCCAACTTTTCCCCACTTGTCTCCTACGGCCATCAACAAGCTGCTTGAGCAGGGGTGGAAGGCAGCAGAGAAGATGCGGTCTTTTACCACTTTGGCCACTCGGTCCTCAGTTATCCTCATGTTCTTAAGGGCTGAGCGGTACCTGCGTAAAGACACCAGTGCAGATTTTTAGATACTGTATGAACATTTTCAACTGTTAAAGTGCAAAAATGTCACCATGGATGCGCTGGCCGAAAGCCAAATCAAATGCCCTCAAAAGGAGCAGTCACTTCTTTATAAAGCTGAAATATCAGGAAATTGAAATCTTACCCTTTCAGATCCAGCAtcgtttttctttcttcttttaaatcCTGTCAAAAGAATATCATAAACACCAATTCTCATTAGTCATTACTACATCTCTCAAGATTAGACAAAACATATTTAGCTATTTATTGTTATGCCGGTGGCACAACAGTCAACAGCTAAATAGCACTGGGAAGGAAAGAGACTCCTACCTCGGAGCAGAGCTCAAGAAGTTGTGAAGGCAGCTTGGTCCCCTCCTCCAGGTTTACTGGATCCATGGGCAGAGGGCCAGGGGGCTTCTTGAGTGGTGAAGACTTTTAAAGCAAGTAAAATAACTAAATTGagtaaaaaagacaagaaatgaagaaagaaaaagaacagcagTGGAGTGGCATGAACTGAGTTATCATAGTAATGTCTATTGGAGCTACCTGTTCATAAGTGAGCATCCCTCTGGGTTCAGGGGGTAGTGTCAAGATCACTGCCTCTTTATTTTGGAGACGGAGGGATTTTCGAGCTGGCAGCACTTCTTTTACAGCAGCCTGTGACCTGCCACCACAGAAACTGAGCATTACAGCAAGCCAACACTGGTCTGTGACTTCTGAAAGTTTATTCTCAGAACTGAGACTAAAAACAGTCTACAGACAACAGTCAAAAAGCAGAAGTGGTCAACTTTCAATCATATGAAATAACTTTTCAAAAAGCAAATAATAACATCTGGAAAAGATGTGAACAGATAAAATGTCTACTTAGTCATCTTTATCCAGAAATGATTGGATGAATCAAAAGATCAGTGGTGACAGCCGACTGTACCTCATGATACCCCTCTGCGATGGCTTTGGTCGTGCCAGCTGCTTTAAGTCCTCGGTTGccttttgaaagaagaaaaatcatttttaccCTTCCCATCTGTTCACAGACAGTACGAGGAATGAGCCACTGAGAAATTAAACGCATTATATTTACAGCATTACGTGCTATTCTCGGTTTAATCAAATGAGATTCAATCTATATATTCATTGCAAAGAGAATCCATTAAGATGGGTGAGAGCTTCACAATCTCAGTAAATATGGTCCCTCCCTGAAGCCAAGCGTCCCTGGATTTATGGGACGGGGGTCAGACCACATGGAGCCCACACTTACCTGGAGTAAGTTGATAGAAGACAGAAATGCCTGGTTCTGTCTGATGTTCTCCAGGCGCTCCAGCTCATAAGCAGAGAGTCCTCCGTGCCCCCCCTGtgccacacaaagacacacacctgGCATTAACTCTTCATTTCAGAAAACATAGAAGCTTCATTCACTGACATGCAGTGAATAAAAGGCACAAAGTAGGATTGTCATACTCACAGATGGATGCTCCACATCACTGTTTTcaacatcctcctcttccttaaCGTCGTTTCCGTCATTCTGGCTCTTTTGGTCATCGTGCATGTTTGTCCTCTATCAACAGAAGCaccaccatcacatcacatcacatcacatcacactaGAGGTGTCTGACTCGGTTCAGTGAGGTAAAAGGTGTCTTACCCTCTTCTTCCTCGGTGTGTGCGCTGGGCTGTTTCCAGGAGAGTACTTGAGGCGTTTAGGCGCCAGGACGGACCGTGACGACCGCCGGACAGCTCTCTGGAGATCCACAGGTGTCATCTCCTGCAAAGTGTCCATTAGTAACACCGAACTTAAGGAGCTCACGCGACAGGAAGCAGCAGCGCCGTTCAGCTTTTTCCAGAGAGGCACGAGTTTAACTCTCGACACTTAAGTGCATGAAGTCAGCGAGTTAGCTGTTGTCCACCTTCCTAACTAAATAACTTTAAGTTAGTTTCGCTCCCAAACTGAGCTTATGTTTGTTATCCAGCCCCTGGTTAGCTAACACAGGTACAATGATGGTTACGACAGCAAAAGCACAGTAAAAACTCACCGACAGCTGTACCTTCACAACAACGTCGCGTTTTGCTCGTCTTGTCGTCATTTTAAGGCCCTTGTAACAATAAGTGTTAGCTAATACAAAGAAATAGAAgagggtgacacacacacacttcacacctGGTAACAGTGCTGAGTACTGAGAAGACTGTGAGGAGCACAATTGGCGCCACATGTTAGAAATGTTTTGTAACTAGCCCCGCCCCTCTGTGTTGTGAAACAAAATCCTAGCAGCTCATTGGTTAGTTATGAGAATAAGGGGCTGTTCTTCTTTGCCAACAGCCAATAAACGTCTTACAATGTGAACGACATCTCGTCTCTTGCTTCGCTTCCATAGAGTCATTGGGTCTGTTTCTTTTATGCACCGGCGACCGCTTAATACAGTGTTACAAACCATGTTAGTGTCAGCTGACAAGATAAACAACAGGCCAAAAGCCATGACAGCTTTCCTAATGAACAAACTGCCAGCATGGACAGTAATGTTGTCAGTATGGTTTTATGTAGGCCCGAATGACATTCAACACTCACTTCTCACTTGACTTACATGTTTGGAGGGGCTATCGTGGTGACCTGAACGCTAACATTCCCGACCCTGAAATTTAGTGACCTTTCTGCAGGCCACAACAACTATCCCCCCACTGgaggatgaataaaggtgcatcttatcttCTCTTAGCGTAACAATCTCCGTCTACTCGCCGCACCACAGGCGTACGCCGGCATTGCAATGGAGCTGACCCAGAGCTGATGTCGCCACCTTCTGGCAGATTAGGCCAACAGCAGTGAGAAGAGGCTCATTCCCCATGAGggagatcaataaagtattattttatcttaaatctGAAAATTGATAAGACACAGTTGTCATCACTAATACAAACAATAGTATAAAGAAAGGCCCCAAAGCATATgggaaatattttttaataacaaaacatgtaaaaattcACACAAATGATTGCTTGACATCTGAGCTGACTGGTTATGAACAGTGTTGGTAATGTTGACAGTGTGACACACATTTATTGTTTGTAACAACACTGTATACAAAATGCTGAACACAGCAAAGACACTGCTTTTACCCTCTCACTACCACTATATTTTCATGCCATGTTTTAAGCTCTAAGAAAAACCCATGAAAAACTGGCTGAGCGCTACAGTCTCCCACAGTACAGTTACACTTGAATAATCTGACGAGTCTGACGTGCTTCAGAGGATCTTTTTAGACTGTACCTAAAAGATCCAATTCATCATTAGAAGACagtttgaaaggaaaaaatgatATTGCTAGAATGAACTTAAATACTCACTAAACGTGCAAACAAACAATTGACATTTGACAGTGACATTTGTTTAGTCCACACCCTCCTATACATCCACTTTAACAGGAAATGTGCTCAAAGCCAAGCACAATGTGGTGTATATATCTTTAGACATATGTGACTGTATGAGGTGGTGCATGTGTCTTTAGAACAGCACAGCTAAATGTACAAGAATGTGGTTACTGGGTATCTATGGTAACATATGGTTCAAACTTCCACATAAAACACTTCACGTGACAAAGAGCACAAACTTCTAACCATGATGTTGTCCGTGGGTGACATTTTCCTCAGTTTGATCAGTCCTCCATGTTGTTCTCATGTTACTTCTCACATTAAAGGTAGAGGGTAGGAAGAGCATGCAGCCAGTCCGCACATGTTTTTTCCACGCTCAATCAAAAAATATCtggtggaataaaaaaaaacaaagatgtccACAAACCCTGAAGACTGGAAAAAGTCATAAcagtgaaatacaaacacacgGACACAGACTATATTTACCCATCCACTCCCCAGGCTGTGCCCCAAGAGTTCTTCACAATCCAATATGGCATGCCGTTCTCTTCAACGCCGTAACCCACAGCCAGGACTGCGTGATTCACCATGTCTGCTGTGTTCTTACAGTGGGCGCTAAACAGACAACACTTTTAGATCAATAGAGTACATGTCTTCTCTAGGTACGTGGGCTGCTATGCTCCTTCAGCATCACATTACATCCTGCCTATGCAAAGATATGTTGTTCAGCTGTTCCTGTTTctaaatattacaaaataatataatattttctaaataatgCACTTCAAGAGAAAACAGCTAAAGGCTgattaaaatcaacaaaatttAACATTTAGACATTTCAAATCTGGCTCATTTGTCTCCGGTTCCAAACATTACATGTGCCTAAAACACTGTCGTCTTTTCAGTTAATATCAGCAAGGTTACAATAGATAGTGCTGAAAGAGCTCCTAAGCATAAGCACCAAAACAAATGAGCCATCAGACCATCACAATGGTCAGCctatgaattattattaggggTGGACATGTTCCAAGCCAGCAGGCAGCAGTCTGTGTGGTGAAAAGCTTAGTAGCCGAGTACCTCTATTCTGATCACTGCACTAGTCTGACACGGatggtgaaacacacacaggtgacacaaaGTGGcacaatacaaaaataaaggACTGAATGCAGAACATGCAGAGGTAGAACTGCAGCCAATCTTACCATTAAACCTGCTTCAACTTATGTGTTATGCTCTAATGTAGCTGCAAGCCGGTTTCTGTCACCTAGTAACAACAGCCATCAACTAAGCTTTGAGTTTTCACTGGTGGCCTTGTTAGTCCAATAATCCTCACTCATGACCAAATGAGGGACAAAAGGGACAGAAATAAGTGGCCACAGTCCTCTGAATATTTCTAATATATTTAGAAACATATTTCTAACaagatgttaaataaataaaataatttccttcgggattaataaagttgatcttatcttatcttatcttatcttaattttGGACAACAGGAAATATAGAAGTGCTATATGTAAGTGCTTGTCGAGTTATTTTGGCTATTGAGCTCACCTGGTGTAAACACCTTCTCTGTAGTGCATGAAGTCAGCTGTGACCTCAAAGGCGAAGGACACAGGGTTGAGCCGGGCCACAGCATCAACCATGGCCTTTTCATCATACTGTGGATGGACAAAAATGACCATTAAAAAGGCTTAGGAGGCAAAATATTAGCAGCCCAGTGTAGCAGACTGTAAATGTAACAGAGGCACaatgtcacagaaaaaaatctcatttgtttatactaaaacagcagcttcctgtctgtTCCTCTTATCAGGTTACCAACAAAGACTGTATGATCCAACAGTAATTTCACTTGTACAATTAATTGCATGAACTGTAACTTCACATGAGCACACTTGTCCACTCACACTTGTTATGTTGACAACATCCAGGACAAAAGCAGCTGCACGTGCAGGTTCGAAATGGCAAGAGTCATCCTAAGACAGGAAGCACAAAATTCATACACTAAagatgaatattttacattaatatcaTCATGATGAAAGTCCAGAAAAGTCATACATAGCCTTTGTATGGATAGTCGTCCTCTGTCATTAGACCGTTGTTGTATTTGATGTATTCAAACGCCTGGCTGGGGAGCCCACTGGAACACACCACGCAGTGTTTCACTGCTTAAGGCCGTATACACAGCCTTATATTACTATAACTTGTAATGCCTTCTATGCTATAGCTAGAACTATAAAGAGTAACGACATGAAATAACAAATCATGTTACTTACCCCAAGCATCCATGATTGTTGAAGGCTTTGGCACAGTCTatcagctgctgctcagactgatacacaacacaaacaataaCACGAGCAATAAGCAATAACACTGTATTACAGTCAATGGTACTACTTCTAATCATGTTAAGACCCAGACAGTAAAACAGGGATTTCTTCTGCAAGCACATCTTCTACATAATCCTTGAGAGAAAGTAGATCCCTTCGAATTTCTATATATAACCTGAAATGTCTATTAGATGACTGAGCTGAGCATTACTAAATAATCAGACAAATCTCACCAGAGGTATTAGTTTCCCGCTAGTGATGGCATTCACTGATTCCAAGCAGCCAGTGGTGGAGAAGGTCCAGCAGCTTCCACAGTGACcctacagaaacaaacactatCTCAAAGCACTGACACAATGACATTAAAGGGTtattccactgattttacacatgaaggtTAATTGCTTGTGAGTTATATAAGTTGTATAGTTGTATAATGTCAACTGCCTCTCGGAGCTTTGTAAAGTCATAGAAAatgaccctgatgatgtcattaggGTTAACTCGGGTTGGTTCTTCAGACTACAAACGTGGACATTCAGGATGCTATTTCTTGCATGATGGGAAAGCGTGGGCCCACAGTAAAGCATATATCTCACCTCATTTGTATCAGTTTGAATTTGCCTCTCACAAGTTCCCCAACTTTATAGTAATTGTACTAAAGTGTTGAGTACTCCTTTTTCTTACggaatgtaataataataatgacagtgCAGTATTTTTTGGCTGTTCAGCACCATATTAGGATACCTGGTTCTTTACGGGAGTCACAAAGTTGCCCCTCATCCTCCAGTCCACAGACTCAGGATAAGGAGCAGTGCTGCTGACATGACCCCATTTAGTGGCTGAGCAGTTCTACAAGAGAACAGAATCAAAagacagtaaacaaaaaagCACATGTATGAAAGCCCCAGCTGCATAAAGTGGTCTGTATTTTAATGTGTATGTCATACCTGAGGCTTTGTCAAAAGATAGAATTTCCTGAATTCTTCAAATGTCATGTCTGAGAACTGATTCAGAGCCActagatttgaaaatgaaaacctttGTGAGAACATGCATGCCTTCTAAAGGGGAGCTGACAGTGCACCCTCTGTGGTAACGATATGTACATTACACGCTATGAAACAGGATTTGGACCaaaaactgtactgtacttgtgAAGGAGTGATTCCCGGCATTATGATGATCAATTGTCTTCTTATTCTCAGTGAATATGTGGAGCCGGTGGTAATACTCCTCAGAGTCGTAAACTTTGTTGTGCTGCCAGTTAGAAGAGGAACGTAACAGCACATACAAGGGAGAAAAAAGTAAGGTTCAAATAAACCTCATCACtgcatacaaaataaaacaattctTAAGACTAATGTGTAAGTGTACAGTGTCTTTGCTATTAAGTACGTACCTCTGACATCCACTTTTTGAATCCATATTTGTCTGATAGGGCACAGGACGAAGAGGACAGTTTATAAAGCAGCGTAACAGTCAGTGTCTGTCAGACTTAGTCCTGAGTTATGACAGGGAAATAAAACTAAggacatttactcaagtactatACCGAAGTGCATGtcatttaaccctttcatgcatgaattataaCCTCACTTAAGAAATGTGCGTTATGCTCTAATGTAGCTGCAAGCCGGTTCCTGCCACATAGTAACAGCCATCAACTAAGCTTTGAGATTTCACCTTActtagtgtttttattcatctttaggcatgaaaaacaaggtttgaactttattttttttcaacccatattttataaagatatgtTTACATGTCCACGCAGGTGCATTCTTGTAGAAATAtgcatttaacaaacaaatgaataaaattatataataaagtgtgttgaaatgtgaaatgtgatgtgaactataaaataatataatttatacatgcataaccaaaacacagaaatatacagTGCATCCAGAAAGTATTCATACCGCTTcgctttttttaatgttttatttttaatacatttgcaaaattttctaaaaaaacatttttcactttgtcattatggggtattgtgtgtagaattttgaggggaaaaaagaatttaatccattttggaataaggctgtaactgTATGAATGAAGGCTGTAGCGGTATGAATACTTTCCGGATGCACtgtagctactgatgcatgatgtacacttcagtggacatgtgataaatcataatttcctcccaatgtAAAAccaatacttggaaaatttagcaattgccTGACTCCTTggatgttacttgatgtcaccatattattcttacctgcaagggtctctttttatagaaggtttgaacagaagaaaatgagcaacttgaTGTTTCACTCTTGGTTTCACTTGCAACGGCTTggcactgggtagcagtcagtgtatgagatgatgcagtagcatccactgtagtggctgatgtgcaactatgccatcaaaactcatgcatatacaagaaaacagcttttgaagagctgtgcactgtagtgacctctatgcatgaaagggttaataatAATTTACCATTTCCACTGGACTGTATTAATGTGACAGCTGTCGTTACTGGTCACAGTACAGACTGAGATTTTACACACAACATTTAATGATCTtattagaaacaaaacaaaaatatgatgcATTAATATCAATCAAACTGcccaacatatatatatatatatatatatatatatatatatatatatatatatatatatatatatatatatatatatatatatatatacacacacacatatatatatataactataattAGCTCCACAGAGACTAAGTACAACACTACAATGATTCTCATCAGTGCCAATAATTCTAGGATATTAGAGAAAAATGATGGAACACCTTTTGCTCCATTATGAGTTGCATACTTTTACTTtcagtgcatttttttaatgaagtcaATTGTAACAGTaactataatgcagcattagtACCTTTACTTTAATAAAACACGTCTTCCACTTTTGGTCACGATAGAAAAAAGTAGCTGCAACAGTGAAACACGCTGCAGGGAACACGGCTGTGAGACAAACAGCTTGgatccacacaaacaaaccggTCAACTCTCCGTGAGTGGTCACTTACCTTTGAGGAAACTTGTCGGTGCCGAGTGAACTACAGCCACAGCGGCGATCATGAACCACGCAGCACCGAGCGCCATATCTGCCCCCTACCAGCTGTATGACGGTCACATGACTAGGCTTCCTTTTGTCAGAGCTGTTGAACAccctcccacccaccccccGGATCTCTCCCCCAGCCTCAACGTTTAGACTAATACCACGAGCTGAGCTCACAGTGTAGAACAGACATGGCAGCCCAGGAGACACTTCTCCCCCTGAGAAAGTATAGATTTATTAACAAGAGGTAATCAGGAAAGTATACACTTTTATACAAAACTGGAAATACTACTCAAGCTGTTGAAATAGACTGAAGGATAATTGTCATACCACTGGGTATTGCTCACTGCAAACATCTGATGTGCCTGTTAGAGGGTAAAGATTCATGTGCAAGGGTGGGGTTTCAATACAGTACACATACTGTTCTAGATAAAGTTTGGATTTGAACACGTGAAAGTGGTACATGCCTGCCACTTAAGCTTTAGGTGTTTTTCTATACAAAGCCCGTAAAAAAGACCTATAAATATTCCAAGAATAAGCACAATATTACTACTGTATAGTTCCTGCTAACACAGTGGAGTAGACAGGATACAGAATGTGTTACACTTATAAATTGTTttcaatgtttgttttaaagtatCATACACAGAAAAGTTATTACAGAGCTGAACGATAATAAGGATAACACATTTTGAGGGATATGTTTTTAACACATTGCACGTTAGGAAATGCATCAGACTGCCTGTACATGATATTGTACACAGCAAATATTTCTGCTTCATTGGCAAATCGTAGAACAAAATAGTTTACATACTTTTGTGGTATATAACCCATTTC is a window of Pempheris klunzingeri isolate RE-2024b chromosome 1, fPemKlu1.hap1, whole genome shotgun sequence DNA encoding:
- the LOC139200238 gene encoding pro-cathepsin H-like, whose product is MALGAAWFMIAAVAVVHSAPTSFLKDKYGFKKWMSEHNKVYDSEEYYHRLHIFTENKKTIDHHNAGNHSFTMALNQFSDMTFEEFRKFYLLTKPQNCSATKWGHVSSTAPYPESVDWRMRGNFVTPVKNQGHCGSCWTFSTTGCLESVNAITSGKLIPLSEQQLIDCAKAFNNHGCLGGLPSQAFEYIKYNNGLMTEDDYPYKGYDDSCHFEPARAAAFVLDVVNITSYDEKAMVDAVARLNPVSFAFEVTADFMHYREGVYTSAHCKNTADMVNHAVLAVGYGVEENGMPYWIVKNSWGTAWGVDGYFLIERGKNMCGLAACSSYPLPLM